In the genome of Natronomonas salina, the window CTTCACGAGAAGCTCCGGTCCGCTCGTTCGAGGTCGCCTTCGCTCGCGTCGTTGCATTCGCCGCTCGCGTTTCGCGGTTCTCGCTCCCTCGGGTCGCTCACGGCTCGCGTTACTCGCCGTTTGCCTCGAGGTTTCTCGCTCCGCTCGAAACCTCGCTACTCACGGGCAGCTACGCTACCCGTTCGTTCGAGGTCGCCTTCGGCGACCTCGCTACTCTCCCTCGACCTCTCCCTTCAGCTGTCCGAACTCGGCGACCCGCTCGGCGTGGGCGTTGTGCTGGTGGATTGACTCGTCGTTGGACTGCTCCATGTAGACGACGGCGTCGTCGGGGAGCTCCGGGTAGCGGTCCACGAGCCCCTCGGCCATCGCGCGGACGCAGTCCTCGACGAACTTCGCGTCGCTGTGGCTCTCGAAGGTCATGTGGTCCTCGTCCGGCCGCTTCGCGAGGTTGTAGATGCGCGCGCTCATCGAGTCGCGCGCGACGTCGATGAGTTCGTTGAGGTCGACCGGCGGCTCGCCCTCCGTCTCGACGGTCAGAGTGGCGTGGCCCCGCTGTGAGTGGCCCGGCTGGGGCACCTCTTCGAGGAACTGGTCGACGGTCTCGCGGTCGACGTCCAGGCCCTCCAGGACGTCGCGGGCCCGGGACTCGCTCATCCCCTGCGAGCAGGGGCAGACCGTCATCCCGACGACGTGGCAGCCGATCTCCTCGCGGGTGCCCTCCTCCTCGTGGGCGGTCGCGGAGGCGACGATGTCCGCCGTCGCCTGCGTCGGCCGATTCGTCGCCGGCGTCTCCTCGCGGATCATGTACTCGGCCTCCATCTGCACCTCCGCCTGCGTCGTGTACTCGTGTTTCTCCAGCAGCCGCTCGGCGACGTCGCCGCAGACCTCCTCGACGCTGAGGGCCGGCTCCGAGACCGCCTCCTCCAGCATCTCGTCGACGACCTCCATGTTCCGGCTCATGTCCGCACCCTTCCGCCAGGACGGGAGGTCGACGAAGACGTCGAACTCCGCCATCAGCACGATGGGGCGGTCGTCCTCGCGGTG includes:
- the mptA gene encoding GTP cyclohydrolase MptA: MTKQLPDVQASSPDVSVGLNRVGVTGVEKLVKLHREDDRPIVLMAEFDVFVDLPSWRKGADMSRNMEVVDEMLEEAVSEPALSVEEVCGDVAERLLEKHEYTTQAEVQMEAEYMIREETPATNRPTQATADIVASATAHEEEGTREEIGCHVVGMTVCPCSQGMSESRARDVLEGLDVDRETVDQFLEEVPQPGHSQRGHATLTVETEGEPPVDLNELIDVARDSMSARIYNLAKRPDEDHMTFESHSDAKFVEDCVRAMAEGLVDRYPELPDDAVVYMEQSNDESIHQHNAHAERVAEFGQLKGEVEGE